The stretch of DNA AGAAGCAGGTGGATTGGTCGCCAGGCGTCTCAATTCCCGAGTCAAAAGCTGATCCAAAGCCTGAGCAAACCGCTGCTTGTCTTTCACACCATAAGGCGCCGGCCCACCTGTCAATAGTCCCGCTTCGCGCAGCTGATCGTTCAAATCGCGCGCGGCCCGGCGCTCGCCAATCGTTTCCTGCGTACAGAGATAGCCATGAAAGTCGATGACGAAAACGCCTTGAGGAATCAGGTCAGACATCAGTGGCACATCACTGGTGATTGCCAGATCGCCTCGATTGGATTGAGCGACAATGTATCGATCAGCGACATCGGGCCCGCCGGGAACAATCTGCAGTTTGACAAATCGATTTCCGGAAGGAACCCACATGCCAGAATTCGCCACTACAGTGGTTTCCAGTTGGAGTCGAGTGGCTGCCCGGAAGACGAGTTCTTTCACTTCCCGCGGACTGGCATCTCCATCGATCCAGATCTTCATTCCCCATCCTCTTAACGACGATTTCCAGCAGATGATGCCGGCACCCAGGAGACAGATTTCACAATAACTTTTATGAGATCGCTCTTACGAAAAACCAGAGAGGCGAAAGATGTTGTCTTTTCGCCTCTCTGGTCGATCAATTCCATCTCAGACGGAAGGTTTCATAGAGGATGACACCATCCCGTGATCTCCCGACATACCTTAAGCGAGATCAATTCCCGGTCGGGAGTGGAATGCGGATACCGTCTTTTTCCAGCATTTCCCGTACATACTTGACCCGTTCATACTCAGGAAGCGTGATCGGCCCGGTGTAGACTTCGCTCTGCATTTTCCGAGGCGGATAAGTGAGATAGGTCTTCATCAGGTCTTTGATGACCACATTGAACGAGACCAGAATCCAGGTTCTTTCCGTGAAGTTATTCATGAAGATGTCGTACCGCTCCTGCGGATCCTGCCACAGGTCAAACACTTGTGGCACAGTAGCGACGTACTTCTCAGGGCCTTTCCAACCCAGATTGGAATCGACACTTAATCCTCCTGTCGGCTGACCATTATCACCACGCAAATTGAACACCACCTTGTAATTCCCCAGTCGAATCGCACCAGGTGTCAGTTCGGTCTCTGTAAAATAGAACCAGGCATTGCGAGGGCATTTTCCGCTTCCCGTGAGGACGGGAGTCAGATCGTAGCTGTCAAAGACCATGGGCTGATCTTCGCGATCTTTGGTCGGCAATGGCACACCCGCCACGGAGGCAAAGGTCGCCATGAGGTCTAGACCACCCACAATGTCGTGATTCTTGACGGCAGGCTTGATCTTTCCAGGCCAGACGGCAATCGCGGGCACTCGATTCCCACCCTCGCGAACAGTCCCTTTGGTGCCGCGAAATGGTGTGTACCCGGCATCAGGGTAGACATCCTGCCAGGCGCCGTTATCAGTCGTGTAGAAGATCAACGTATTCTGATCGAGCTTCAGTTCCTTGAGCTTATCGACCACACGACCAATACGCGTATCGAGTTCAACAACAGAATCGGCATACTTCGATTTCGAGAGCGACTTATGCACAAACTCCGGTGCTGGAAGATTCGGCTGATGCACCTTCATGAAGTTGATATGTGCAAAAAAGGGTTGGTTGGGAGTTTTGGCGGCATCCTCCAGAAAACTGATGCCCGACTGCTCAATGTACTGATCCAGAAATGGAATCCCGACGACTCCCTGATCCGGCGTGTTCACATACTGGCCATTGACCTTCCAGTCTTCGCGAGCCTTTTCACCGGCGTACCCTGTCAGTGAACCTTTCGTAATCCGGTTGAACTCTTCCCTCAGTTTGGGATCCATATCCGGGAACCAGGTGGGATCACCATAGGTGTAGGCATTGCAATGGTAAAGAAAGCAATGCTTCATCACGTCATAGCCATGAGCATTCGGCAGAGCGTAATCGGCTTCCCCCAGATGCCATTTGCCCGTGAAGTATGTTTTGTAGCCACCCTGTTTGAGAACAGAACCCAGCGTCCACTCGGCTTTAGGAAGTCCGCCACCTTCACCCTGGAAGGCCACTGTCGTCATGCCACTGCGATTCGGTATGCGACCTGTGACAATGGCAGCTCGCCCGGGAGTGCAACTGGGCTGGGCATAGAACGAGAAAAAGGTCATACCGTTTGCTGCTAACCGATCAATGTTCGGTGTGGGCATCCCGCGGCCTTCGCCACCCCCATAAGGCCCGAGATCGCCGTATCCCGTATCGTCGGAAACGATCAGCAGGATATTGGGTTTGTCTGCCGCCATTGACATTCCAGACAGCATCCACCCCAAGGCCATCGTCAGCAGGCTCAAGTGAAGTTGTTTCATCGTGCAAAGACTTTCCATGAAAAGGTTCGAGATTCCATGCAGCAGCTCTCTGCAGAGAGGTCTGACAGGTTAACGATTGGCTGGCCGTGGCCCAGGCCAGAGGATCGTGCTTCGAACCGGTTGTCACCGGCAAGCATGCCCTGCTAAGGATCCTTGCACGCTACAGAGCCTCTTAAGGATTGGCAAGCAATCAATTCGTGAACATGTCTTCATAACGATTATCCTTTTCCTCGCGATATTCACTAGAAAAACAGCTCTCAATGACTGGCTCTTCGCCACAATTACGCCGAACTCTCCACGGCAAGCCAGAGGGCCGCTATACTCTGGCTACGATCAGTTAACGATCATGAAATGGTTTGTCATCCACAGTGGGGGTATGGGGCGTTATGGCACTGCTGCAGATTCGAGATGCCTGCAAAAGTTATGGTTCGCAGATTCTGCTCGACCATGCCGAAGCCACCATTTCTGAAGATGTCAAAGTCGGCTTTGTCGGTCGAAACGGCGCTGGCAAAAGTACCTTGCTGCGCATTCTGCTGGGGGAAGAAGAACTCGACAGTGGCACAGTCTCTCGGCATCCGAATCTCCGACTCGGCTACTTGCGCCAGCATGATGATTTTCGTCCAAACGAGTCGGCACTTGAATTTCTCATGCGAGATAGTGGCCAGCCCGATTGGAAGTGCGGCGAAGTGGCCGGCCAGTTCGAACTCAAAGGGAGCTACCTCGACGGCCCGATCTCCAAACTTTCCGGCGGATGGCAGACTCGAGTTAAGCTGGCAGCACTTTTACTGCATGAACCCAATCTGCTGCTCCTGGACGAACCCACGAACTTTCTCGATCTGCGTACGCAGATTCTGCTTGAACATTTTTTGAGAGGTTACAACGAAGCCTGTCTGATTGTTTCCCATGATCGCGCCTTTCTGGGTGCCACCTGTACTCAGACTCTGGCACTCGCCCGCGGCAAGTTGACGATGTTCCCCGGCAAGATCGATGCCTATCTCGATTACGAGCGGGAACAGCGCGAGATCATAGAGCGCTCGAATGCCTCTGTCCTTGCCAAGCGTAAACATCTCGAAGAGTTTATCGCTAAGAACAAAGCCCGCGCGAGTACAGCCACCCAGGCCCGTTCAAAAACCAAACAGCTTGAACGTCTCGAATTGCAGGATGTTGAAGCCGACGAAGCCACTGCTTGTATTCGCGCACCCATGATCGAACCTCGGCAAGGCCCGGCTGTCCGCTGCAAAGAAATGGCGATTGGCTACGCCGAAAGAAAAATTGCCGAGGATATCACCCTCGAAATCGATCATGGCTCTCGCGCTGCCATTGTGGGTGACAATGGTCAGGGAAAGACCACCTTTTTGCGAACGATTGTCAATTCGCTTAAGCCGCTGGCAGGTGAACTCCGCTGGGGACATGGCTGCCAGGTCGGTGTCTATGCGCAACACGTCTATTCCACTTTGCCACCAGAAAAGACTGTCATTCAGTATCTGGAAGAAACCGCCGCCCCGCTGACACGTACGCAAACAGTGCTGGATATTGCCGGCGCGTTTCTGTTCCGTGGTGCCCATGTCGAAAAGAAAATCAGCGTGCTGTCGGGAGGTGAGCGCGCGCGGCTGTGTCTCGCGGGCATGCTGCTCAGTCAATACAACGTCATGGTACTCGACGAACCGGGTAACCACCTCGATGTGGAAACTGTCGAAGCGTTGGCAGATGCACTTGTCAGCTACAAAGGGACCGTGATTTTCACCACACACGACCGTCACTTTATGAAGCGCGTCGCGACTTGCGTGATCGAAGTCAAGGATGGTCGAGTCACCAACTACAATGGCGATTACGACGCTTATGTTTATGCCGTGAATAAAGAAATTGACGACGGAGAGCGGGAAGCCAATGCGGGGAAGCTGGCCAAAGCTCCAGCGGCAGTCCTCGCCCCGAAAGCCGTGAAACCCAAAGGTAAGGACGATCGCGCCTTACGAAAAGAACTTCAAACCTGCGAGCGAAACATTGCTAAGCTCGATGAGCAGAAAAAGGCACTGACACAGTCGCTTTCGAATGAAGCCGATGCCAAAAAGGCCTTAGAGCTTCACAATCAGCTCGAAGAGGTGACCAGCCAGTTGACTCAAGCGGAAGAACGCTGGTGTGAGATTCAGGAAGAACTGGGCGAAGGCTGGTAGGCCGATCAATTCTGTCCTTCATCCGAAGTCGCTGGTAAAGCCTTGCTGATCAGCACGATGCCGAGAATTGCTGAGACGGTTGAACCCATCAAAGTGCCCAGCTTCCCTGCAGATATGAAACTTTCCGGAAGTGCGAGCGCCCCCAGGAAGAGCGACATCGTAAAGCCAATCCCCGCCAGACATGCCCCACCCAGATAAAGCTTCCAGCTCACACCATCGGGGAGTTTGGCCAGACCAACCAGTACTGCCAGAAATGACAGCCCGAAAATCCCGACGGGTTTTCCAACAGCCAATCCCAGGGCCACGCAGAGAGAAACCGGTTCAAAAGCTTTACTGAAATCCAAAGGGACACCGGCATTCGCCAGGGCAAACAGGGGCATGATCAGAAACGCCACCCACGGATGGAGCGCATGCTCAAGTCGATACAGCGGTGCAATGCTTTCTCGCGTGGCGAATTCCGCTTCTGCCAGATCATCGTGCATGGTTTTATGCAGCGGAATCGGCTTTCCAGGTTTGGCAGCTTCCTGATCAGAATCGGACTGAAACTTCTTCAATTCATCGGTCAGTCGCTTCAGAACGGCAGTCAATGTGTCATAGGGCACCCAGGCTTTCGAGGGAGTCATCAGCCCGAGAATCACACCGGCAATCGTCGGATGGACGCCCGATTTCAACACGGCCAGCCACGTCACTCCACCCACAGCCACATACAGCCAGACATTCCGCACGCCGACTCGATTCATCAGGAAAGTAAGTGTGATCCCCACGGCGGCGACAAACAATCCCACGAGGGCCAGTTTTTCGGTGAAGAGGACAGCAATCAGAATAACCGCTCCCAGGTCGTCCACAATGGCCAGCGAGAGCAGCAGAATTTTCAGGCCAATGGGGACTCGATTTCCAAAGAGCGAGAGCAGGCCGACCACAAAGGCGATATCAGTCGCCATCGGAATGGTCCAGCCCTTCATCGCTTCTGGTGGAACACGGAAGACCTGGCTGGCTCCCAGAAAGATCAATGCCGGGGCAATCATGCCACCGATGGCAGCGATGATGGGCAAAGCAGCTTTTCGCAGATCACTCAACTCACCAGAAACAATCTCCCGCTTGATCTCTAAGCCGACGACAAAGAAAAAAATCGTCATGAGGCCATCATTGATGACATGGAGAAAATCTTTCTTCAGAACATAATCACCAAAGCCAATGAAACAGGATGTTTCCCAGATATGCAGAAACTGCTCACTCCAGGGAGAATTGGCAGCCATCAATGCGAATGCCGTTGCGGCCACCAGCAGCAGACCACTTGTCGCCTGAAGTTTCAAAAATCTTCTGATTGGCGACAACCAGCCCGCAATCTGGCTGACAGGCAAGAGACGATCTGAGAACTGATCCGAAGTGCTGCCATCACCGGTTTTTTCCATCGATCGGTTCTCCTTTTCGCTCAATGTCCTGGGCGATTCTCATCCATTGCCCAGGGAGGATAACTCGAGGGGTAAGTTAGGTCGCGAGTGTTCGCTCAGTATCAAGGTGGCCAGAGGTACCACATGAAAGCTGGCAAAAGAACCTCAAACGCCTGCGAATATCACTTGCATGGAAAGATCGGCATCGATCTCACGTTCCCTTGTCAGGCCACCAAACTCGAAGAACTATCCATTACGCCTGACCTCAAGTTCTTCCCAGCGCGCATAAGCTGTCTCCAGTTCTTGATGCAGTCGATTTAACCTCTCGGTAACTGTCGCCATATCTTGAGGAGACTGCTTAAAGAACTCAGGCTGCCCCATGCGGGTTTCAAGACTCGCCTGCTCGAATTCCAGCGATTCAATCCTGGCAGGAAGTTCGGCGAGTTCTTTGTCTTCCTTAAAGCTCAGAGATTTTCCCTTTTTGGCTGCCGGTTGATTGGCGACGGATACTGCCTGAGCCACAACGGGTGTGTTCTGCCGAACAGACTTCTGGGCCAGCCAGTCGTCGTATCCACCGACATATTCATTGACTGATCCTTCGCCTTCGAAGACGAGAGTTTGCGTCACCACGTTATTGATGAACTGGCGATCGTGACTGACAAGCAGCACTGTGCCGGGATACTCGACCAGCAGATCTTCCAGCAATTCCAGAGTTTCGGCATCGAGATCGTTGGTCGGTTCGTCGAGCACCAGCAGGTTCGATGGCTTCGAGAACAATCGTGCTAACAATAAGCGGTTGCGCTCTCCCCCCGAGAGGTACTTCACCAGCGTCCTGGATCTCTCCGGAGAGAACAGAAAATCCTCCAGGTACCCAATCACATGTCTCCGGCGGCCATTGATCTCAATCATGTCCGCACCCGGCGACACATTCTCCTGCACAGAGAGATCATCATTGAGCTGAGCTCTCAACTGGTCGAAGTAAGCAATCTCCAGCCGGGTCCCCAGTTTGACCTTACCCGATTGAGGCGTGAGTTCACCCAACAGAATTCTCAGGAGTGTCGTCTTGCCACAACCATTAGGCCCGAGAATCCCAATCTTGTCACCGCGGGTGATGAGTGTTGAAACATCTCTCAATATGGTTCGCCCGCCAACCTCGTAATTGACCTTTTCTGCTAAGGCCACCACAGTGCCCGATCGCTCAGCCTCTTGATGGAGTTCCACTTTGACATTGCCCACTTTGGCCCGGCGAGCCGCCCGCTCTTTGCGCATCTCCATCAGTGCCTTGACGCGCCCCTGATTCCTGACGTTGCGAGCTTTGACCCCTTTACGAATCCAGACCTCTTCCTGAGCCAATTTCTTGTCGAAAAGAGCCTGTTCATGCTCCTCCGCAGCCAGGGCAGCCTCTTTTCGCTGCAGAAAAGTCTGATAGTCACACGTCCAGTCGAACAGCCGGGCGCGGTCAATCTCGATGATCCTTGTCGCGAGGCGCTGCAAAAACATGCGGTCGTGTGTCACGAAGATCAACGTCCCTGAAAATCTGAGCAGGAATTCTTCGAGCCACCGAATGGCTTCAATATCCAGGTGGTTGGTGGGCTCATCGAGCAGGAGCACATCGGGTTCGATCACCAGCGATTTAGCCAGCAATACCCGACGTTTCATTCCCGAAGAAAGGTTGTCAAATGGCCGATCATGCGGCAGTTCCATTCGTTCGATAATCTGCTCGACCTGATGCTCCCATTCCCAGGCATACGCAGGATCGAGCGTGGCAGATAACTCTTCCATGCGCCTGATTTCATCGGCTGTTCGCGGATTTGCCCCAGTATTTTGGCTCAATTGACTCTGGCTCAATTGGTGCAACCAGTACTGAGCCGCGACGGCTTCCCCATGAGGGCCTAAGCCGCGGGCCACTTCATCAAAAACGGTCCCCACCACGCCGCGCGGCACATCCTGAATCTGCCGGGCGAGTTTGATACCTGATTGAACCTCAACAAGGCCCGTATCTGGCTTCAGCTCACCAAGCATCAGCTTCATCAGGGTCGATTTTCCGGTTCCATTTCGACCCACCAGACAGACTCGTTCGCCGAGCTCCACCTGGACTGTCGCATTCTCAATCAGCGGCTTCCCACCATAGCTGAAGCTTAGCTCCTTCAAACCCAAAACAGCCATCCGGCAATCGCCTTTCAAATACGATCCAATTTCATTAATGACATTTTGCTTCCTCAAAAGGTAACAGGTGGAGGGCAAAATCACATTGTCGTCAATAATAGTCGGAAAACATTCAAATACGATAATGGACAGAAACATGCAGATTATGGTGTAACTATTGATTGAGGTGTCTCAACCAACATTGTCTTATCCCGAGTGCGCCGAAAAACCATTCTTCATTTGTTCTTCACGCGAATCTTCAGGAGATTCTCTCGAGTTGACGCCCATGAGATGATAGCTTCGCACAAAATCCAGAGGACAACAGGGAGTAACCGGCGTATTGACAGTGACGATGACCGATCGAGAGAAATTCGGTCATAAGTTTTTCTCATCGACGCTGGGACTGAGTTTGTTCGAGGGTGTGAGCCATACATTTCGGAGAGCAGCACGCGTCCATGGTTCTTCTGTCTGATATTCAAGCCTGTCTCGAAACAGTTCCTTTAGGGGCGGAACTCATTGATGTTGCTGGCAAGGTGATCTTTGCCAATCAGGAGTATTTCCGAATTTTCTCTTGTCCTCAACGTCGCGTAGAGGGTTCCAGCTGGCTTTACCGCTTCCAAAAACTCAACAACAATGCAGCACGGCTCCAGTGGCAGGCAGTACAGCGTGGGGAAGAGGTCGAAGGTGAGCAGACCGAACAATGTGATGACGGAACTCTCGTTACCATTCGCTATCGCTTTACTCGCTTGAACAGATCTTTTCCTGATGCCTCTGCTCAGTTCTTTATCCGTTATTCACAGAAGGTCATCCCTGACAATTCCTGCAGACCACCTGCATGTTCAACTGACTCGCCCTGCGTTCCATTGATCGAACAACTGCCGATGATTGCCTGGGCAGCAGACGCCCACCACAACTGCACATACGTCAATAAACACTGGCACCAGTTCACGAGTGCTGGCGAAGACGAGCACCAGGGGCAAGGCTGGCTGAATTTCATCCATCCGGAAGACATCGAAAGAATTCAATCCGCCAGTGAGAGGCATGCCACATCAGACCTTCAATACCGCATTCGCGGGAAAGATGGTGAGTATCGCTGGTTTCTCGAGCACAGTCAGCCCTGCTTGAACAAAGATGGCCAGGTTGATGGCTTCACAGGGATCTGCATTGATACCACCGAAAGTCTTCGCGAGTCACGAGTTTCTGAGGAGCGGAAGAAGCAGTTGCGGGCGATGGTCGAGCACGCACCAGGAGTTGCCATTCAATGGTTTGGTCGAAACGGGCGCATTCAACTCTGGAATGAAGCTTCGACGCAGATGTTTGGCTTCACGGCCGAAGAAGCAATTGGCAAGACGTTCGACGAACTCATCCACACTCCCGAAGAGTTTGAATGCTTGCTCCGTACTCTTGGTGAGATCATTCACACCAATCGATCAGTGGGGCCGAATGAGTATCATTTCCGTCGCAAAGATGGTTCGACGGGAGCCTGCCTGTCGACCCTGTTCTGCATTCCCTCCTTTGATGAGCACCCTTTGTTCTGCTGTATGGATATTGACATTACAGACCGCATCCGTACAGAAAACGCTCTGAGAGAAAGCGAAGTCAAGTTCCGTACATTAGCCAAGAATTTCCCTGACGCGATCTTCATTCTTGACCCCAGTGACCCTCAAATCCCACTGAAAATCGCCTTCACCAATGACGCAGTCAAAACCATCCATGGCTATTCGCCCGAAGAACTGATCGGTCAATCTTTGGCGTTGAAAATCGATGATGCCTCAACGGCTTCCCACATACCCGAGAGAATTTTACGCATACAAAAAGGTGAGGTGATTCGCTTTGAGGCAACGCACATCCACCGGGATGGTCGGACAATTCCGATGAGTGTGACTGCCTGTCTGATTCCCTGGGATGGCAAAACAATGCTTCTTGGAATCAACCACGACATGACATTGCAAAAGGCTGCCGAAGAGGCGCGACGCGAAAGTGAGGCACGTTTCCGATCAGCGTTCTATTCGTCGGCAACGGGGATGGCCATGGTCTCACTCAAGGGAGACTTTCTCGACGCCAATTCCTCTCTTTGCCAGATGCTGGGCTATACCCTTGAAGAACTCACTGCAACCAGTTTCCCGGCAATCACACATCCACAGGAAGTCAACCGCGATGTGCATGCCATGAAACAATTGATTCAAGGTGAAATTCCGTTCTACACGACGGAAAAGCGATATCGCCAAAAAGATGGAAGCTACCTGCCCACTTATGTTTCAGCGGCACTTGTTCGCAACAGGGAGGGAGAACCCAGTTACTTTGTCACGCAAATGCTGGATCTCACCGAAAAGAAGCGGCTGGAACAGGAACTGATGGAGAGCCAGAGACTCACCGTGATGAAGCAGATGTCCGGTGGACTGTCGCACGATTTCAACAATTTCATAACGATCATTCTCGGTTACTGTGAGACCTTGCTGATCAGGCCGGAAACAACTGATGCACAGCGCAGTTTGATCCTGCCGATCCGCGAAGCAGGACATCACGCTTCTCGCATAATTCGACAACTGCTTGCATTCAGTCGGACGCAGCCTGTGACTTACGAGCGGATCAATCTCAGTACGATTGTTCGTGGTATGGAAATGATGATTCGCAGCATTCTTCGGCAGAATTTCACTCTTGAACTCAGGCTTGCCGAACCGCTTCCGAACATTATGGCCGACCCCGTGCAGATCGATCAGATTCTGGTCAATCTGGCCATCAATGCCCGTGACGCGATGCCTGAGGGTGGGACATTAACAATCGAAACAGCATGGATCGCTTCCCATACCAAGTCAATACCACAGAATCGTTCGTTCGATGCTTACGTTCAACCCGATGATTTCGTCCGCTTGCGAGTTTCTGATACAGGAACGGGAATTCCTCCAGATCTCCTCAGTCGCATCTTTGAACCGTTTTTCACCACCAAAGGGGAGGGGCAAGGTCACGGCCTCGGATTGTCTGTGGTTCATGGAATCATCAGTCAGGGCGGCGGCACAATTCGCGTCTTCAGCGAGCCAGGGAAGGGGACCACATTCGAAGTCGACCTCCCGGCATGCGTTGGCCCCATCTCGCCAGATCGCCCCGAAGCTCCTTGAAGCTCAACGCCCCCTCATCGACTGCGTGGGGAAAGATCCTCAAAGAACCTTTTGATCTCGATTTCCAGGCTTTCTGGCTCTTTCCCCAGACTTTCAATGAAATGGCGCAGCCGCCGAGAAGTGATCGATTCATTCATCTTTCGATCAGTTTTATCGAAGGTCGTCAGCAGCCGGACATATTGGCTGGGCCGCGTTTCCAGCAGAAAGAATGTCACAGCCCAGGCTTGGGCATACGCATCCAGAGCACGAGTTTCAAAGAGATCATCACTTTCGATCAAAGCTCGCAACCAACCCTGAGGCAACTTCTGTTGCATGGCACGAAAGTGCAGAAACCTTTCCCGGTTGATGCGATCCCACGCACTGGCTTGCCGATCCCGCTTTCGTAGGGCGTCATTCTCGAAAGCCATGGCTAAGCCTTCAATCATCCAGACAGACCCCGGCTCAATTCTCGAATGCAGACCATAATTGAAACCGAGTTGGTGAACCGCTTCGTGAATAAGTGTGGCATGCCGTTCACGCAACGATTGATGCTTTTCACCAGGCGAGAGCAGTATTCGATTACTCTCGACCAGATAAACCCCTGCCAGATTTTCCCTCGCTTTTCGGGGGCGAATCTGTACCCGTTGATCAAACTCAGCCTGTCGGGACGGCATGACAACGACGAGCGGAAACTCCAGTGGCGCGGGAGTGTGGCCATACACACTTAACCAGCCCACAAAATCTCGGCGAACTTCGTCGAACAACTCCTTCAGTTCATTTTCCACACCCACAGGTGCTGCCACGATCAACCCATCTGTCGCTGCCACACGCAGAGCTGGCCATTCGCGCACGAGCTGACTCTTCATCTCGACCGTTGTCATCGGCGAAAATTCGCCCGGCAACACCTGATAACGACTCACTTTGGCGAGATCGATCAATCGTTGAGATCCATCAGCCAACTGAAACCAGCATTGAACCGAATCCCTGGCCACCACGCGCCCGCGCAACGTTTCTCCTTCGTACGAAATTTCCAAGCAGCGATCATCTGCCGGTAAACTGGCAGAGAAAGATAACCACACACAGCAGGCCCACAAAGTCGCGCGAAACATAAAAACCACTCGTGGAGCAAGGTACCTGGGGGAGACACACTCTGGCCTGATTCTCGTGACCATTCTTCAGCCAGATCTTGCGAATCTTCTCCTGATCGTCGCCTCCTTTGCGTATGATCGAAGAGAATATCGCAGAGGGCAGGGAAGTGCTGGCAGAAGATTGCCATGGTCAGCAAACCTGGAGCCCCCAGTAAACAATCTAGTTTTTATTCGAGCACTAGCCGCACGATTTCGCAGTTCGTCAGAGGAACGCCCAAAAAGTCCTTCGTTCTGGAGTTGATGAATACGCTCAACTCGACGGATCAAGGAGGGTTTTGGTCACTTCTTCGAGGAAAAAGACATGCCAGACTCTTCGATTTTTCAACGTTTATCGACTCTATCGATTGTGACTCTGGCACTGTGTTCATGGGAACAGCTTTCATGGGAACAGCTTCCGGCAGGTGAGATCCGCCCTGTCGATTCCCTCCCAATGAGTGATCCACAGATTCCGGCTCTTGTTGCACAAAAAAT from Planctopirus ephydatiae encodes:
- a CDS encoding DUF1570 domain-containing protein, whose amino-acid sequence is MFRATLWACCVWLSFSASLPADDRCLEISYEGETLRGRVVARDSVQCWFQLADGSQRLIDLAKVSRYQVLPGEFSPMTTVEMKSQLVREWPALRVAATDGLIVAAPVGVENELKELFDEVRRDFVGWLSVYGHTPAPLEFPLVVVMPSRQAEFDQRVQIRPRKARENLAGVYLVESNRILLSPGEKHQSLRERHATLIHEAVHQLGFNYGLHSRIEPGSVWMIEGLAMAFENDALRKRDRQASAWDRINRERFLHFRAMQQKLPQGWLRALIESDDLFETRALDAYAQAWAVTFFLLETRPSQYVRLLTTFDKTDRKMNESITSRRLRHFIESLGKEPESLEIEIKRFFEDLSPRSR
- a CDS encoding hybrid sensor histidine kinase/response regulator; translation: MVLLSDIQACLETVPLGAELIDVAGKVIFANQEYFRIFSCPQRRVEGSSWLYRFQKLNNNAARLQWQAVQRGEEVEGEQTEQCDDGTLVTIRYRFTRLNRSFPDASAQFFIRYSQKVIPDNSCRPPACSTDSPCVPLIEQLPMIAWAADAHHNCTYVNKHWHQFTSAGEDEHQGQGWLNFIHPEDIERIQSASERHATSDLQYRIRGKDGEYRWFLEHSQPCLNKDGQVDGFTGICIDTTESLRESRVSEERKKQLRAMVEHAPGVAIQWFGRNGRIQLWNEASTQMFGFTAEEAIGKTFDELIHTPEEFECLLRTLGEIIHTNRSVGPNEYHFRRKDGSTGACLSTLFCIPSFDEHPLFCCMDIDITDRIRTENALRESEVKFRTLAKNFPDAIFILDPSDPQIPLKIAFTNDAVKTIHGYSPEELIGQSLALKIDDASTASHIPERILRIQKGEVIRFEATHIHRDGRTIPMSVTACLIPWDGKTMLLGINHDMTLQKAAEEARRESEARFRSAFYSSATGMAMVSLKGDFLDANSSLCQMLGYTLEELTATSFPAITHPQEVNRDVHAMKQLIQGEIPFYTTEKRYRQKDGSYLPTYVSAALVRNREGEPSYFVTQMLDLTEKKRLEQELMESQRLTVMKQMSGGLSHDFNNFITIILGYCETLLIRPETTDAQRSLILPIREAGHHASRIIRQLLAFSRTQPVTYERINLSTIVRGMEMMIRSILRQNFTLELRLAEPLPNIMADPVQIDQILVNLAINARDAMPEGGTLTIETAWIASHTKSIPQNRSFDAYVQPDDFVRLRVSDTGTGIPPDLLSRIFEPFFTTKGEGQGHGLGLSVVHGIISQGGGTIRVFSEPGKGTTFEVDLPACVGPISPDRPEAP